One segment of Elusimicrobiota bacterium DNA contains the following:
- the recO gene encoding DNA repair protein RecO, with product MAIAQGLVLRRGVLGESDRFCVLYTAEYGKLPVRFIGVNRPHGKLKALSEPLALGEYRLHLREGSESALCTGGSLTTTHPRLRADLDRLLRALQVCELLDRLTPVSQPSPAKFSLALETLARIEDAEALFSCDWLLISFSLRLLGEAGFGVADLPVTERNRALWDLLHDAPLSEVAALPEDPERRARLEGYLQRSVEGLTEKPLRTLRMRAQLAAPIISPPFSREGLGVGRTPKTAVLPHPALPVGEGILKGRP from the coding sequence ATGGCGATCGCCCAGGGGCTCGTCCTTCGCCGGGGAGTGCTCGGAGAGTCCGACCGCTTCTGCGTCCTCTACACGGCCGAGTACGGCAAGCTGCCGGTCCGCTTCATCGGCGTCAACCGCCCGCACGGGAAGCTCAAGGCCCTCTCCGAGCCGCTGGCCCTGGGCGAGTACCGCCTCCACCTGCGCGAGGGCTCCGAGTCGGCGCTCTGCACGGGAGGGTCCCTGACCACCACCCACCCGCGCCTGCGCGCCGACCTCGACCGGCTGCTGCGCGCGCTGCAGGTCTGCGAGCTGCTCGACCGCCTGACGCCCGTCTCTCAGCCGAGTCCCGCCAAGTTCTCGCTCGCGCTCGAGACCCTCGCGCGCATCGAGGACGCCGAGGCCCTCTTCTCCTGCGACTGGCTGCTCATCTCCTTCTCGCTGCGCCTGCTCGGCGAGGCCGGCTTCGGCGTGGCCGACCTGCCCGTCACGGAGCGCAACCGCGCGCTCTGGGACCTGCTCCACGACGCGCCGCTCTCCGAGGTCGCGGCCCTGCCCGAGGACCCCGAGCGCCGCGCGCGCCTCGAGGGCTATCTCCAGCGCAGCGTCGAGGGCCTGACCGAGAAGCCGCTGCGCACGCTCCGGATGCGCGCGCAGCTCGCCGCGCCCATCATCTCCCCTCCCTTCTCAAGGGAGGGGCTGGGGGTGGGTAGGACTCCTAAGACGGCGGTTCTCCCCCACCCTGCCCTCCCCGTAGGGGAGGGAATATTGAAAGGACGACCCTGA
- a CDS encoding glycine--tRNA ligase subunit alpha, translating into MNFQDLVMNLQRFWARQGCLIVQPYDLEKGAGTFNPATFFGVLGPKPTRAAYVEPSRRPGDGRYGENPNRLGKYFQFQVILKPAPADVQAVYLRSLKAIGLDARRHDIRWIEDDWESPTLGAAGVGWEVWLDGMEVTQFTYFQQMGGQTLNPVSVEITYGLERLAMYSQKKDRVYDLDYNDDTTYGDLFLRQEREFSPYHFEHSDPEMLRRHFDDYEKEGARLCEKELPLAAYDCVLKCSHLFNLLDARGAISVSERQGYISRVRGAAKRVIGAYLGEPKKDAVAGGAR; encoded by the coding sequence ATGAACTTCCAGGATCTCGTGATGAACCTCCAGCGCTTCTGGGCGCGCCAGGGCTGCCTCATCGTCCAGCCCTACGACCTCGAGAAGGGCGCCGGCACCTTCAACCCGGCGACCTTCTTCGGCGTCCTGGGTCCCAAGCCGACGCGGGCCGCCTACGTCGAGCCCTCGCGCCGCCCCGGCGACGGGCGCTACGGGGAGAACCCGAACCGCCTCGGCAAGTACTTCCAGTTCCAGGTCATCCTGAAGCCCGCGCCGGCCGACGTCCAGGCCGTCTACCTGCGCTCGCTGAAGGCCATCGGCCTCGACGCGCGCCGCCACGACATCCGCTGGATCGAGGACGACTGGGAGTCCCCCACCCTCGGCGCCGCCGGCGTGGGCTGGGAGGTCTGGCTCGACGGCATGGAAGTCACCCAGTTCACCTATTTCCAGCAGATGGGCGGCCAGACGCTGAACCCGGTCTCCGTGGAGATCACCTACGGGCTCGAGCGCCTCGCGATGTACTCCCAGAAGAAGGACCGGGTCTACGACCTCGATTACAACGACGACACGACCTACGGAGACCTCTTCCTCCGCCAGGAGCGGGAGTTCTCCCCCTACCACTTCGAGCACTCCGACCCGGAGATGCTGCGCCGGCACTTCGACGACTACGAGAAGGAAGGCGCCCGGCTCTGCGAGAAGGAGCTTCCGCTGGCCGCCTACGACTGCGTGCTCAAATGCTCGCACCTCTTCAACCTGCTCGACGCGCGCGGGGCCATCTCGGTCTCCGAGCGCCAGGGCTACATCTCCCGCGTGCGCGGCGCGGCCAAGCGCGTCATCGGGGCGTATCTCGGCGAGCCGAAGAAGGACGCCGTCGCCGGAGGCGCGCGATGA
- the glyS gene encoding glycine--tRNA ligase subunit beta, with the protein MKTALLEIGVETLPARFIRPTLRQMEALAVEMLKAERLEHGAVRAVGSPMRLALLISGVAEKSSADEREASGPPARLLKDEKGAYTPQALGFARAQGVRVEDLSTKETPKGLVLLARKTLPGEGALQVLRRVFPALIGRLEFPKTLEWEESRFRFGRPIRNLVALYGKKVVPFTLAGVRAGSRTRGLAALGQKPVPVADPDKYVKTLRDRCVLVDQDERMKALREGLEAAAKRSGGRLDEDDELLEQLNFLCEHPVAVLAGFDKAYLELPQALLTTVLKTQLKFFPLVGKDGRLLPEFIGVRDGVSEGQKEVQYGFERVLTARYSDARFFFGRDRETTLSAKRAKLKLVGFQKGLGTMLDKSDRTLALTRWLCERLRQEKHLDERSAEAIADLCHCDLVSDVVKEFPELQGTMGGVYARHEDLGERVALGLEEFYFPVGAKGRLPSHLEAVLASLAGKVDAVAAMFSAGMKPTGSEDPFALRRLGNGAVRILLEKQVRVPLREILEAALAVVEKQELPASRLKDGKAETLRELEEFFWQRAESLFLDQGFRQDELKAVKDGGLDDFPRTYKRLAALHALRAEAEFSALAQAFKRASHIVKGDDGASLQDVDKALFSEEAERGLYDALARVEGEVRSKTAEEEYEAALRALVRIKPDLDLFFEKVLVMAQDPKVKANRLSLVGRLVRLFRSVADVSQIQN; encoded by the coding sequence ATGAAGACCGCCCTGCTCGAGATCGGCGTCGAGACCCTGCCGGCGCGCTTCATCCGTCCGACCCTGCGCCAGATGGAGGCGCTGGCCGTCGAGATGCTCAAGGCCGAGCGCCTCGAGCACGGCGCCGTCCGCGCCGTCGGCTCTCCGATGCGCCTGGCGCTCCTCATCTCGGGCGTCGCCGAGAAGTCCTCCGCCGACGAGCGCGAGGCCTCCGGGCCGCCCGCGCGCCTGCTCAAGGACGAGAAGGGCGCGTACACGCCGCAGGCGCTGGGCTTCGCCCGGGCGCAGGGCGTCCGGGTCGAGGACCTCTCGACGAAGGAGACGCCCAAGGGACTCGTCCTGCTCGCCCGCAAGACCCTTCCCGGCGAGGGCGCGCTGCAGGTCCTGCGCCGCGTCTTCCCGGCGCTCATCGGGCGTCTCGAGTTCCCGAAGACCCTCGAGTGGGAGGAGTCGCGCTTCCGCTTCGGCCGACCGATCCGCAACCTCGTCGCCCTCTACGGGAAGAAGGTCGTGCCCTTCACGCTGGCCGGCGTGCGCGCGGGCAGCCGCACGCGCGGACTCGCCGCGCTCGGGCAGAAGCCCGTGCCCGTCGCCGACCCCGACAAGTACGTGAAGACCCTGCGCGACCGCTGCGTGCTCGTCGACCAGGACGAGCGCATGAAGGCCCTGCGCGAGGGGCTCGAAGCCGCCGCGAAGCGCTCCGGCGGCCGCCTCGACGAGGACGACGAGCTCCTCGAGCAGCTGAACTTCCTCTGCGAGCATCCCGTCGCCGTGCTCGCCGGCTTCGACAAGGCCTATCTCGAGCTGCCGCAGGCCCTGCTCACGACCGTGCTCAAGACCCAGCTCAAGTTCTTCCCGCTCGTCGGCAAGGACGGCCGGCTCCTCCCCGAGTTCATCGGGGTCCGCGACGGCGTCAGCGAGGGCCAGAAGGAGGTGCAGTACGGCTTCGAGCGCGTGCTCACCGCGCGCTACAGCGACGCGCGCTTCTTCTTCGGGCGCGACCGCGAGACGACGCTGTCCGCCAAGCGCGCGAAGCTGAAGCTCGTCGGCTTCCAGAAGGGCCTGGGCACGATGCTCGACAAGAGCGACCGCACCCTCGCCCTGACGCGCTGGCTCTGCGAGCGCCTGCGCCAGGAGAAGCATCTCGACGAGCGTTCGGCCGAGGCCATCGCCGACCTCTGCCACTGCGACCTCGTCAGCGACGTGGTCAAGGAGTTCCCCGAGCTGCAGGGGACGATGGGCGGCGTCTACGCCCGCCACGAGGACCTCGGCGAGCGCGTCGCGCTCGGTCTCGAGGAGTTCTACTTCCCCGTGGGAGCGAAGGGCCGGCTCCCCTCGCACCTGGAGGCCGTGCTCGCCTCGCTCGCCGGGAAAGTCGACGCCGTCGCCGCGATGTTCTCCGCCGGGATGAAGCCGACGGGCAGCGAGGACCCCTTCGCGCTGCGCCGGCTCGGCAACGGCGCCGTGCGCATCCTCCTCGAGAAGCAGGTCCGCGTCCCGCTGCGCGAGATCCTCGAGGCGGCTCTTGCCGTCGTCGAGAAGCAGGAGCTTCCCGCCTCCCGGCTCAAGGACGGGAAGGCCGAGACCCTGCGCGAGCTCGAGGAGTTCTTCTGGCAGCGGGCCGAGTCGCTCTTCCTCGACCAGGGCTTCCGGCAGGACGAGCTCAAGGCGGTCAAAGACGGCGGCCTCGACGACTTCCCCCGCACCTACAAACGCCTCGCCGCCCTGCACGCCCTGCGCGCGGAAGCCGAGTTCTCCGCGCTCGCCCAGGCCTTCAAGCGCGCCTCGCACATCGTGAAGGGCGACGACGGGGCTTCGCTCCAGGACGTCGACAAGGCCCTGTTCTCCGAGGAGGCCGAGCGCGGGCTCTACGACGCGCTCGCCCGCGTCGAGGGCGAGGTCCGCAGCAAGACCGCCGAGGAGGAGTACGAGGCGGCCCTGCGGGCGCTGGTGCGCATCAAGCCGGACCTCGACCTCTTCTTCGAGAAGGTCCTCGTCATGGCCCAGGACCCGAAGGTGAAGGCGAACCGCCTCTCGCTCGTCGGCCGGCTCGTGCGGCTCTTCCGCTCGGTCGCCGACGTCTCCCAGATCCAGAACTAA
- a CDS encoding ribbon-helix-helix domain-containing protein, whose translation MVRTTIYLPEELHSGLKHLAVEMRCPMADLLRKAVEETYHQELADLRAAQKAWKSHLKRPEKAVSARGYFTRRAKDASGGSSTPSTTASAS comes from the coding sequence ATGGTACGCACGACCATCTATCTGCCGGAAGAACTGCACAGCGGGCTCAAGCATCTCGCCGTCGAGATGCGCTGCCCGATGGCGGATCTCCTGCGGAAAGCCGTGGAGGAGACCTACCACCAGGAGCTGGCGGACCTCCGCGCCGCACAGAAAGCGTGGAAGAGTCACCTGAAGCGTCCGGAGAAGGCGGTCTCGGCCCGGGGGTATTTCACCCGACGGGCGAAGGATGCATCTGGCGGATCCTCTACTCCATCGACGACGGCAAGCGCATCGTGA
- a CDS encoding NAD+ synthase produces MKVALAQLDTTVGDIRGNRDRILHAYAEAERRGAGLVLFPELCIPGYPSGDLLYQPDFVRANLKALGELARASRRTAMLVGYAEPNRGRGKALFNAAALLHRGKVAARRFKTLIPTYDVFDEGRYFEPSPRNEPIPFEGRRLGVTVCEDAWNDRSFWEKPLYDRDPVAALARAKADLLLNLSASPYYRGKRGFRLKMLRSQARRHRLPFLYCNLVGGNDELVFDGASMALDAKGRLVALARGFGEDLVLVDPDAAAPAIALRAEGETEEIYKALLLGLRDYARKCGFTRAVVGLSGGIDSALVCTLAADALGPGNVLGVLMPSKYSSKGSVDDALALARNLGVETVMLPINPIHQAALGALGETAAPGSLVEQNVQARLRGMLLMALSNQRGALLLSTGNKSECSVGYCTLYGDMAGGLSLISDVPKTTVYELARFINRGGERIPESSIRKAPSAELKPGQKDQDDLPDYEVLDDIMRAYVEEGRTLDAIVRRGHRKALVLDVLDRIDRTEYKRRQAAPGVKITGKAFGIGRRMPVARGKYR; encoded by the coding sequence ATGAAGGTCGCGCTCGCCCAGCTCGACACCACCGTCGGAGACATCCGAGGGAACCGCGACCGCATCCTGCACGCCTACGCCGAGGCCGAGCGCCGCGGGGCCGGACTCGTGCTCTTCCCCGAGCTGTGCATCCCCGGCTACCCCTCGGGGGACCTGCTCTACCAGCCCGACTTCGTGCGCGCGAACCTCAAGGCCCTCGGGGAGCTCGCCCGCGCCTCCCGCCGGACCGCGATGCTCGTAGGCTACGCCGAGCCCAACCGCGGCCGCGGCAAGGCCCTCTTCAACGCCGCCGCCCTCCTGCACCGCGGGAAGGTCGCCGCCCGGCGCTTCAAGACCCTCATCCCGACCTACGACGTCTTCGACGAGGGCCGCTACTTCGAGCCCTCCCCGCGCAACGAACCCATCCCCTTCGAAGGCCGCCGCCTCGGCGTCACCGTCTGCGAGGACGCCTGGAACGACCGCTCCTTCTGGGAGAAGCCGCTCTATGACCGCGACCCGGTCGCGGCGCTCGCCCGGGCCAAGGCGGACCTCCTCCTCAACCTCTCCGCCTCGCCCTACTACCGCGGCAAGCGCGGCTTCCGCCTGAAGATGCTGCGCAGCCAGGCCCGGCGCCACCGCCTCCCGTTCCTCTACTGCAACCTCGTCGGCGGCAACGACGAGCTCGTCTTCGACGGCGCGAGCATGGCGCTCGACGCGAAGGGACGCCTCGTCGCGCTCGCCCGCGGCTTCGGGGAGGACCTCGTCCTCGTCGACCCGGACGCCGCCGCGCCGGCCATCGCCCTGCGCGCGGAGGGAGAGACCGAGGAGATCTACAAAGCCCTGCTGCTCGGCCTGCGCGACTACGCGCGCAAGTGCGGCTTCACCCGCGCCGTCGTGGGTTTGAGCGGCGGCATCGACTCGGCTCTCGTCTGCACGCTCGCGGCCGACGCCCTCGGCCCGGGCAACGTGCTCGGCGTCCTCATGCCCTCGAAGTACTCCAGCAAAGGGAGCGTCGACGACGCGCTCGCCCTCGCGCGCAACCTCGGCGTCGAGACGGTGATGCTCCCCATCAACCCCATCCACCAGGCCGCGCTCGGGGCGCTCGGAGAGACCGCCGCGCCGGGCTCGCTCGTCGAGCAGAACGTCCAGGCGCGCCTGCGCGGGATGCTCCTCATGGCGCTGAGCAACCAGCGCGGGGCGCTGCTGCTCTCGACGGGGAACAAGTCGGAGTGCTCGGTGGGCTACTGCACGCTCTACGGCGACATGGCGGGGGGGCTCTCCCTCATCTCGGACGTGCCCAAGACCACGGTCTACGAGCTCGCGCGCTTCATCAACCGCGGAGGGGAGCGCATCCCCGAGAGCTCCATCCGCAAGGCCCCCTCGGCCGAGCTCAAGCCGGGACAGAAGGACCAGGACGACCTCCCCGACTACGAGGTCCTCGACGACATCATGCGCGCCTACGTCGAGGAGGGCCGCACGCTCGACGCCATCGTCCGCCGGGGACACCGCAAGGCCCTCGTCCTCGACGTGCTCGACCGCATCGACCGCACCGAGTACAAGCGCCGCCAGGCCGCTCCCGGAGTGAAGATCACCGGAAAGGCCTTCGGCATCGGCCGGCGCATGCCCGTCGCCCGCGGCAAGTACCGCTGA
- a CDS encoding PilZ domain-containing protein — MGLTLWPRTRAGGKAENRRDHRHFCDFKLSLLDGSRRSVPRPAFLTDMSRSGLGLRTDLPFSVGDKLGVQLALAGGRRIDASCTVRWTRSEGFLNSYGLEFEGLARRDRAGIASLLEPAPEVDRVGLFLQAGASIVLVLVFADLMAGSDAVRSSVVGALPYVLIFGGCLAGLWASFRS; from the coding sequence ATGGGCCTCACGCTGTGGCCGCGCACACGGGCGGGCGGGAAGGCGGAGAACCGCCGCGACCATCGCCACTTCTGCGACTTCAAGCTCTCGCTGCTGGACGGTTCCCGCCGCTCCGTCCCCCGCCCGGCGTTCCTCACCGACATGAGCCGCTCCGGCCTCGGCCTGCGCACGGACCTCCCCTTCTCCGTGGGCGACAAGCTGGGCGTCCAACTCGCGCTCGCGGGCGGCCGGCGCATCGACGCCTCGTGCACGGTGCGCTGGACGCGTTCGGAGGGCTTCCTCAACTCCTACGGTCTCGAGTTCGAGGGGCTCGCCCGACGCGACCGGGCAGGCATCGCCTCTCTGCTCGAGCCGGCGCCCGAAGTCGACCGCGTGGGGCTGTTCCTGCAGGCCGGCGCGAGCATCGTCCTCGTCCTGGTCTTCGCCGACCTCATGGCCGGCAGCGACGCCGTGCGCTCCTCCGTCGTCGGAGCCCTCCCCTACGTCCTCATCTTCGGCGGCTGCCTCGCCGGGCTCTGGGCCTCTTTCCGGTCGTAA
- a CDS encoding PilZ domain-containing protein, translating to MAETDRRRHHRYDQEVSVQLRGQNPCSVLHVIDISMGGLGFQLSEPLKVGQKIAFRMDLPAGPVDGVAVVRWLAPHHLGWRCGVELRDPGYLARRRMRLFLEPWSFNALRVFDRLLIVLAPTILALAILDSVFSR from the coding sequence ATGGCGGAAACGGATCGGCGCCGGCATCACCGATACGACCAGGAAGTCAGCGTACAGCTGCGGGGCCAGAACCCCTGCAGCGTCCTCCATGTCATCGATATCAGCATGGGCGGCCTGGGGTTCCAGCTCTCCGAGCCCCTGAAGGTCGGACAGAAGATCGCCTTCCGCATGGACCTCCCCGCAGGACCCGTGGACGGAGTCGCGGTCGTCCGCTGGCTCGCCCCCCACCATCTGGGCTGGCGCTGCGGCGTGGAGCTCCGGGACCCGGGCTACCTCGCCCGGCGGCGCATGCGCCTCTTCCTGGAGCCCTGGTCCTTCAACGCCCTGCGCGTCTTCGACCGCCTTCTCATCGTGCTCGCGCCGACCATCCTCGCGCTGGCCATCCTCGACTCGGTCTTCAGTCGTTGA
- the gmd gene encoding GDP-mannose 4,6-dehydratase translates to MATKKALITGITGQDGSYLAELLLEKGYEVHGVIRRSSSFNTERIDHIFRDPHTEGVKLFLHYGDLSDSSGLNHILRKLVPDEIYHLGAQSHVRVSFDTPEYTGDVTGLSTTRLLDAIRDTGIPTRFYQASSSEMFGKAQQVPQTEATPFYPRSPYACAKVYAYWTTVNYREAYGIYAANGILFNHESPRRGGTFVTRKITMALANILAKKQEHLHLGNLDSKRDWGYAKDFVEAMWLMLQQPKADDFVIATGETHTVREFLDEAFGLVELDPKDFVRYDPRYLRPTEVDLLIGDASKARKALGWKPKVGFKELVRLMVREDLKLAGLDPDKLIKK, encoded by the coding sequence ATGGCAACGAAAAAGGCGCTGATCACGGGCATCACGGGGCAGGACGGGTCCTATCTGGCGGAGCTCCTGCTGGAGAAGGGCTACGAGGTGCACGGGGTCATCCGGCGCTCGAGCTCGTTCAACACCGAGCGCATCGACCACATCTTCCGCGACCCGCACACCGAGGGCGTGAAGCTCTTCCTGCACTACGGGGACTTGAGCGACTCCTCGGGCCTGAACCACATCCTGCGCAAGCTCGTGCCCGACGAGATCTACCACCTGGGCGCCCAGAGCCACGTGCGCGTGAGCTTCGACACTCCCGAGTACACCGGCGACGTGACGGGCCTGAGCACGACCCGCCTCCTCGACGCCATCCGCGACACGGGCATCCCGACGCGCTTCTACCAGGCCTCGAGCTCCGAGATGTTCGGCAAGGCGCAGCAGGTGCCGCAGACGGAGGCCACGCCCTTCTACCCGCGCAGCCCCTACGCCTGCGCCAAGGTCTACGCCTACTGGACCACGGTGAACTACCGCGAGGCGTACGGCATCTACGCCGCCAACGGCATCCTCTTCAACCACGAGTCCCCGCGCCGCGGCGGGACCTTCGTGACCCGCAAGATCACGATGGCGCTGGCCAACATCCTGGCCAAGAAGCAGGAACACCTGCACCTGGGGAACCTCGACTCCAAGCGCGACTGGGGCTACGCCAAGGACTTCGTCGAGGCGATGTGGCTCATGCTCCAGCAGCCCAAGGCCGACGACTTCGTCATCGCCACCGGCGAGACCCACACCGTGCGCGAGTTCCTCGACGAGGCCTTCGGGCTCGTCGAGCTCGACCCGAAGGACTTCGTCCGCTACGACCCGCGCTACCTGCGCCCGACCGAGGTGGACCTCCTCATCGGCGACGCCTCCAAGGCGCGCAAGGCCCTGGGCTGGAAGCCGAAGGTGGGCTTCAAGGAGCTCGTGCGCCTCATGGTGCGCGAGGACCTCAAACTCGCCGGCCTCGACCCCGACAAGCTCATAAAGAAATGA
- a CDS encoding acyltransferase, with translation MQREKDARSFLQGHLPTLDGWRGVAILLVLVAHASAAMPTPPGRVLSWIFDNILRNGSCGVDLFFTLSGFLITNRLIRDKRKIGDFALLPFYLRRAFRIIPAYALFLFILAVISILFGVNVSRGEWMTCLLHIRNLLTYAPGHGWYTAHIWSLSIEEQFYLLWPVCLAMLGIRNGRTALVLAVLILPIWRNLDGQFGIVDAFIPGLNRSARTDLRFDGLLWGCLTAILFEYPTWLARSRRVLSPSKFPLLFFGFFAIVIFRPPLMTMLLGISAAALVACTMLNPHTLAGRMLELPWLRWVGRISYGLYLWQQIFLVSGSELAGRPLGLAQAFPLNVLAAFICATISFYLLERPMLRRGHELALLHEQKSKPSTLPCHRDEEMLL, from the coding sequence ATGCAACGCGAAAAGGATGCGCGTTCATTCTTACAAGGGCATCTCCCGACTTTGGATGGATGGAGAGGCGTCGCTATACTCCTCGTCTTGGTCGCCCATGCCAGCGCAGCCATGCCGACCCCACCCGGCAGAGTCCTCTCCTGGATTTTCGATAATATCCTGCGCAACGGCAGTTGCGGGGTGGACCTTTTTTTTACGCTCAGTGGTTTTCTCATCACGAACAGACTGATACGCGATAAACGGAAAATCGGAGATTTCGCCCTTCTGCCTTTTTATCTCCGTCGAGCATTCCGAATCATCCCCGCATACGCGTTATTCCTATTCATTTTGGCGGTTATCTCGATACTCTTTGGAGTGAATGTCTCTCGCGGAGAATGGATGACTTGTCTTCTCCACATTCGCAACCTGCTCACATATGCGCCGGGACACGGATGGTACACCGCGCACATATGGTCGCTATCCATCGAAGAACAGTTCTACTTGCTTTGGCCTGTATGTCTCGCGATGCTGGGCATACGGAATGGAAGGACCGCTCTCGTTCTTGCCGTACTCATTCTCCCGATCTGGAGGAATCTCGATGGGCAATTCGGGATCGTCGATGCGTTTATACCCGGCCTCAACCGCTCCGCACGGACGGATCTGAGGTTCGACGGCCTGCTTTGGGGATGCCTCACCGCGATTCTATTCGAGTATCCCACGTGGCTAGCACGCTCCCGACGCGTCCTTTCCCCATCGAAGTTCCCACTCCTTTTCTTCGGCTTCTTTGCGATCGTCATCTTTCGTCCTCCGCTCATGACGATGCTCCTTGGGATATCCGCTGCCGCGCTGGTCGCATGCACGATGCTGAATCCCCACACCTTGGCAGGTCGCATGCTGGAATTGCCGTGGCTGCGCTGGGTAGGGAGAATCTCTTACGGCCTCTACCTCTGGCAACAGATATTCCTCGTAAGCGGGTCGGAGCTCGCAGGACGGCCGCTGGGTCTCGCACAGGCATTCCCTTTGAACGTCCTTGCGGCGTTCATCTGCGCCACAATCAGTTTCTATCTGCTTGAGCGGCCGATGCTTCGACGCGGACATGAGCTAGCACTATTGCATGAGCAGAAATCAAAGCCCTCGACGCTCCCATGCCATCGGGATGAAGAGATGCTCCTGTAA
- a CDS encoding nucleoside-diphosphate sugar epimerase/dehydratase, protein MLTRAERLGTRDTSSSATMYKRLIAFSRPLVLFADISAFLVSYALAFLLRFDFQVPGHELSICASTIGIVVLLRTGAFAYFGAYAGVWRYASMSDLNALFKAVSSSQIFIIASLMLIQHPRFPRSVLFIDPLLTLILVGSIRFAIRLTREWRYQQDTSSLPRVLIFGAGDLGESIVRDMQRRDYKTHRVIGFIDDDPAKLHRSIHGIAILGCRQDLPRIIAQKQIDEIVVAVNHSRGPLIKSLMEICPHSDGFKVQFKTVPTLEETLRKDNSQPRGMRKIELADLLPRKSVKTDLASVRGILQGKTVLVTGAGGTIGSELARQIMRFGPSKLLLLEKHNTDLFYIDRELSAMNSVVTRLAIAGDVGDADLLENLFVTHRPQLVFHAAAHKHVPLMESNPQEAVKNNTLCTHLLAEKCARHGVERFLFISTDKAVRPTSVMGVSKRMAEMIIRAFSGTSSTKFISVRFGNVLGSSGSAINIFKEQIAQGGPVTVTHPDVTRYFMTTEEAVQLILHAAFLGRGGEIFVLNMGEPVKVLDVARNLILLSGFEPDRDIKIVFTGMRPGEKMYEELFRPHDVRMDTGHPDIFAAVPEEADLSILRDQISELKRLCSLADSAPIRNMMKDLVPAYQPAAPTRSP, encoded by the coding sequence ATGCTCACCCGAGCCGAACGGCTCGGCACCCGAGATACCTCGAGTTCTGCGACCATGTATAAGAGACTCATTGCATTCAGCCGCCCCTTAGTCCTCTTCGCGGACATCTCGGCTTTCCTCGTCTCCTACGCTCTTGCATTCCTTCTCCGATTCGACTTCCAGGTGCCCGGGCATGAGTTGAGCATCTGCGCGTCGACGATCGGGATCGTCGTCCTTCTCCGCACCGGAGCCTTCGCGTACTTCGGAGCCTACGCCGGCGTCTGGCGCTATGCGAGCATGTCGGACTTGAACGCCCTGTTCAAGGCCGTCAGCTCCAGCCAGATCTTCATCATCGCCTCGCTCATGCTCATCCAGCACCCGCGATTCCCGAGATCGGTGCTCTTCATCGACCCGCTCCTTACCCTCATCCTGGTCGGCTCGATCCGGTTCGCCATCCGGCTCACGCGCGAATGGCGCTATCAGCAGGACACTTCGAGCCTACCCAGAGTGCTCATCTTCGGCGCCGGAGACCTGGGGGAAAGCATCGTGCGCGACATGCAACGCCGAGACTACAAGACGCACAGGGTCATCGGCTTCATCGATGACGATCCTGCCAAGCTCCACCGGAGCATCCATGGAATCGCCATCCTCGGCTGCCGTCAAGATCTGCCGAGGATCATCGCCCAGAAGCAGATCGATGAGATCGTCGTGGCCGTGAACCACTCTCGCGGCCCGCTGATCAAGAGTCTTATGGAAATCTGCCCCCACTCAGACGGCTTCAAAGTCCAGTTCAAGACAGTCCCCACCCTCGAGGAAACCCTGCGCAAGGACAACTCTCAGCCCCGCGGCATGCGCAAGATCGAGCTCGCCGACCTCCTCCCTCGCAAGTCTGTGAAGACCGACCTCGCCTCGGTCCGAGGCATCCTTCAGGGCAAGACCGTACTGGTGACCGGCGCGGGGGGGACCATCGGCTCGGAGCTCGCTAGGCAGATTATGCGATTCGGTCCCTCGAAGCTCCTGCTTCTGGAGAAGCACAACACCGACTTGTTCTACATCGACCGGGAGCTTTCCGCCATGAACTCCGTCGTCACGCGCCTCGCCATCGCGGGCGACGTCGGAGACGCCGACCTGCTGGAAAACCTCTTCGTCACACACAGGCCACAACTGGTCTTCCATGCCGCCGCGCATAAGCACGTCCCGCTCATGGAATCGAATCCCCAGGAAGCGGTCAAGAACAACACCCTCTGCACCCATCTCCTCGCCGAGAAGTGCGCCCGGCACGGCGTCGAGCGCTTCCTCTTCATATCGACGGACAAGGCCGTCCGCCCCACCAGTGTCATGGGCGTCTCGAAGCGCATGGCGGAAATGATCATCCGGGCGTTCTCCGGGACGTCTTCGACGAAGTTCATATCGGTCCGATTCGGCAACGTCTTGGGGAGTTCCGGCAGCGCGATCAACATCTTCAAGGAGCAGATCGCCCAGGGAGGTCCGGTCACGGTCACGCATCCTGATGTGACCCGCTACTTCATGACCACGGAAGAGGCCGTCCAGCTCATCCTTCATGCAGCCTTCCTGGGCAGAGGCGGGGAGATCTTCGTGCTGAACATGGGCGAACCCGTCAAAGTGTTGGACGTCGCACGCAACCTCATCCTTCTCTCGGGATTCGAACCCGATCGCGACATCAAGATCGTCTTCACAGGGATGCGTCCCGGAGAGAAGATGTACGAGGAGCTGTTTCGTCCACACGATGTGCGCATGGACACCGGGCACCCCGACATCTTCGCCGCCGTCCCCGAAGAGGCCGACCTCTCGATCTTGCGCGACCAGATCAGCGAACTTAAGCGCTTGTGCTCGCTTGCGGACTCTGCGCCCATCCGGAACATGATGAAAGACTTGGTCCCTGCATACCAGCCCGCAGCACCCACCCGGTCGCCGTGA